A DNA window from Janibacter sp. A1S7 contains the following coding sequences:
- a CDS encoding ring-opening amidohydrolase, which produces MPSAIEVRKVPIHSVADASELATLIDGGVMEADRVIAIIGKTEGNGGVNDYTRIIADRAFREVIQDKGTRSEEEVRQIPIVWSGGTDGVISPHATIFATLPEEKTTATDEPRLSVGFAMSDQLLPEEIGRTPMIEKVAVAVKDAMERAGITDPADVHYVQTKTPLLTIDTIRDAKSRGKSVWTDDTLKSMDLSNGVTALGIAVALGEIEMPTDADVLENRDLYSAVASCSSGVELDRAQVVVVGNARGIGGNYRIGHSVMDDALDADGIWEAIRDAGLELPERPHPSDLDDRLVNVFLKCETSQDGHVRGRRNAMLDDSDVHWHRQIKAAVGGVTAAVTGDPAVFVSVSAAHQGPEGGGPVAAIVDMG; this is translated from the coding sequence ATGCCATCTGCAATCGAAGTCCGCAAGGTCCCGATCCACTCCGTGGCCGACGCCAGTGAGCTGGCCACGCTCATCGACGGCGGCGTCATGGAGGCCGACCGCGTCATCGCCATCATCGGCAAGACCGAGGGCAACGGCGGAGTCAACGACTACACCCGCATCATCGCCGACCGTGCCTTCCGTGAGGTGATCCAGGACAAGGGCACCCGCTCCGAGGAGGAGGTGCGCCAGATCCCGATCGTCTGGTCCGGTGGCACCGACGGCGTCATCAGCCCCCACGCGACCATCTTCGCCACCCTGCCCGAGGAGAAGACCACGGCCACGGACGAGCCGCGCCTGTCCGTGGGCTTCGCCATGAGCGACCAGCTGTTGCCGGAGGAGATCGGGCGCACGCCGATGATCGAGAAGGTCGCGGTGGCGGTCAAGGACGCGATGGAGCGGGCCGGCATCACCGATCCGGCCGACGTCCACTACGTCCAGACCAAGACGCCGTTGCTGACGATCGACACCATCCGCGATGCCAAGAGCCGTGGCAAGAGCGTCTGGACCGACGACACGCTGAAGTCGATGGACCTGTCCAACGGCGTGACCGCGTTGGGCATCGCCGTCGCGCTCGGTGAGATCGAGATGCCGACGGACGCCGACGTGCTGGAGAACCGTGACCTCTACTCCGCGGTGGCCTCCTGCTCCTCCGGTGTGGAGCTGGACCGCGCCCAGGTCGTCGTCGTCGGCAACGCCCGCGGCATCGGTGGCAACTACCGCATCGGCCACTCCGTGATGGACGACGCCCTCGACGCCGACGGCATCTGGGAGGCGATCCGGGACGCCGGTCTGGAGCTCCCGGAGCGGCCGCACCCCTCGGACCTTGATGACCGTTTGGTCAATGTCTTCCTCAAGTGCGAGACCAGCCAGGACGGACACGTGCGAGGTCGCCGCAACGCGATGCTCGACGACTCGGACGTCCACTGGCACCGCCAGATCAAGGCTGCCGTCGGTGGGGTCACCGCCGCGGTGACCGGCGACCCGGCCGTCTTCGTCTCGGTCTCCGCAGCCCACCAGGGCCCCGAGGGTGGCGGGCCCGTCGCGGCGATCGTGGACATGGGCTGA
- a CDS encoding AAA family ATPase, which produces MRAQLGEVGYLADEGVSTIAYLAVAMQRPLLLEGEPGTGKTALAEALAQSFDLPLIRLQCYEGIDATQALYDWDFTRQILHLRAVEAVGAAGDLRATEESLFDERFLLTRPILQALRGSPAVLLVDEIDRADDEFEAFLLEVLSTYQVSIPEIGTVRATEPPIVVLTSNRTRELHDALKRRCLYHWIEHPDLARETAIVRSRLPQVSERLAERVVHVVQRLRAEGSLMKPPGVAETLDWARALHELGRADLDLESASATIGALCKYREDTERVRSALDQIISD; this is translated from the coding sequence ATGCGTGCCCAGCTCGGCGAGGTCGGGTACCTCGCCGACGAGGGCGTCTCGACGATCGCCTACCTCGCCGTGGCCATGCAACGGCCGCTGCTGCTGGAGGGCGAACCGGGTACCGGCAAGACGGCCCTCGCCGAGGCCCTGGCGCAGTCGTTCGACCTGCCCCTGATCCGCCTGCAGTGCTACGAGGGGATCGACGCCACCCAGGCCCTCTACGACTGGGACTTCACCCGCCAGATCCTGCACCTGCGCGCCGTCGAGGCGGTCGGCGCCGCGGGTGACCTGCGGGCCACCGAGGAGTCCCTCTTCGACGAGCGTTTCCTGCTGACGCGACCGATCCTGCAGGCCCTGCGCGGCAGTCCCGCCGTCCTGCTCGTGGACGAGATCGACCGTGCCGATGACGAGTTCGAGGCCTTCCTGCTCGAGGTGCTCTCGACGTATCAGGTCTCCATCCCCGAGATCGGGACGGTCCGGGCGACGGAGCCCCCGATCGTCGTGCTGACCTCGAACCGGACCCGGGAGCTGCACGATGCGCTCAAGCGTCGCTGCCTCTACCACTGGATCGAGCATCCTGATCTGGCGCGCGAGACGGCGATCGTCCGCAGCCGACTGCCGCAGGTGAGCGAGCGGCTCGCCGAGCGGGTCGTGCACGTGGTGCAACGACTGCGCGCGGAGGGGTCCCTGATGAAGCCCCCGGGTGTGGCGGAGACACTCGACTGGGCGCGCGCCCTGCACGAGCTCGGTCGCGCCGACCTGGACCTGGAGTCGGCCTCGGCCACGATCGGCGCCCTGTGCAAGTACCGCGAGGACACCGAGCGGGTGCGCTCCGCGCTCGACCAGATCATCAGCGACTGA
- a CDS encoding XdhC/CoxI family protein, which translates to MRDVLDDVVSAWEEGGVAGLATVVNTIRSAPRLPGAAMVVLPDGSAAGSVSGGCVEGAVYELSEEVVATGTPVLERYGFSDDDAFAVGLTCGGIIDVFVEPVSRETFPQFGTVAEDIRHGRPVAVATVIEHPDPAWLGRRLVVRPDTTEGTLGNDHADHAVADDVQGLLAAGTNAILAYGPEGQRMDSGMSVFVSSFQPRPRMIVFGAIDFAAAVARQGALIGYHVTVCDARPLFATRERFKEADEVVVSWPHRYLQRELDAGRIDNRSVVCVLTHDPKFDVPVLDIALRLEGRQRPFYIGAMGSRRTHEDRLERLREVGLGEEHFAGFHSPIGLDLRGRTPEETAVAIAAEIIALRWGGSGRELRSTGHDIHAEGRQEPVSPH; encoded by the coding sequence ATGCGTGATGTTCTGGACGACGTCGTGTCTGCGTGGGAGGAAGGGGGCGTGGCCGGTCTGGCGACCGTGGTGAACACGATCCGCTCGGCGCCCCGACTGCCCGGAGCGGCCATGGTCGTGCTCCCGGACGGCAGCGCTGCGGGGTCGGTCTCCGGCGGCTGCGTCGAGGGCGCGGTCTACGAGCTGTCCGAGGAGGTCGTGGCCACCGGGACGCCGGTCCTGGAGCGTTACGGGTTCAGCGACGACGACGCCTTCGCGGTCGGGCTGACCTGCGGGGGGATCATCGACGTCTTCGTCGAGCCGGTCAGTCGCGAGACCTTCCCGCAGTTCGGCACCGTCGCCGAGGACATCCGGCACGGGCGTCCGGTGGCGGTGGCGACGGTGATCGAGCACCCCGATCCGGCGTGGCTGGGTCGTCGGCTGGTGGTACGTCCGGATACGACGGAGGGCACCCTGGGCAATGACCACGCAGACCATGCCGTGGCCGACGACGTCCAGGGCCTGCTGGCAGCAGGGACGAACGCGATCCTCGCCTACGGGCCCGAGGGCCAGCGCATGGACAGCGGCATGTCGGTCTTCGTGTCGTCCTTCCAGCCCCGGCCGCGGATGATCGTCTTCGGCGCGATCGACTTCGCCGCGGCGGTCGCCCGCCAGGGAGCGCTCATCGGGTACCACGTGACGGTGTGCGATGCGCGTCCGCTCTTCGCCACCCGGGAGCGTTTCAAGGAGGCGGACGAGGTGGTCGTCTCCTGGCCGCACCGGTACCTGCAGCGGGAGCTCGACGCCGGACGCATCGACAACCGCTCGGTGGTGTGCGTCCTGACGCACGACCCCAAGTTCGACGTGCCGGTGCTGGACATCGCCCTGCGGTTGGAAGGGCGGCAGCGGCCGTTCTACATCGGCGCGATGGGGTCGCGCCGGACGCACGAGGACCGGCTCGAGCGCCTGCGCGAGGTCGGGCTGGGGGAGGAGCACTTCGCAGGCTTCCACAGCCCGATCGGTCTCGACCTGCGCGGGCGGACCCCCGAGGAGACCGCAGTGGCCATCGCCGCCGAGATCATCGCCCTGCGCTGGGGCGGATCGGGCCGCGAGCTACGCAGCACCGGGCACGACATCCACGCCGAGGGGCGGCAGGAGCCGGTCAGTCCCCACTGA
- a CDS encoding potassium channel family protein: protein MARFDIAVIGLGRFGAALALRLEGAGRRVLGVDIDEAVVDGLAEDIEHLAIAEARDEETLRQLGITPDTIVVLGMTNVAASLMTATALNELGIHEVWAKAGSRQHYEALLRLGVTRIIQPERDAGLSMADDLLQR, encoded by the coding sequence TTGGCTAGGTTCGACATCGCCGTCATCGGCCTCGGTCGCTTCGGCGCCGCCCTCGCGCTGCGTCTGGAGGGCGCAGGCCGTCGCGTCCTCGGCGTCGACATCGACGAGGCGGTGGTCGATGGCCTCGCCGAGGACATCGAGCACCTCGCCATCGCCGAGGCCCGGGACGAGGAAACCCTGCGTCAGCTCGGCATCACCCCCGACACCATCGTCGTGCTCGGGATGACGAACGTGGCTGCGTCCCTGATGACCGCGACGGCGCTGAACGAGCTCGGGATCCACGAGGTGTGGGCCAAAGCCGGCTCCCGCCAGCACTACGAGGCCCTGCTCCGCCTCGGTGTCACCCGGATCATCCAGCCCGAGCGTGACGCGGGCCTGTCGATGGCCGACGACCTCCTGCAGCGGTAG
- a CDS encoding CaiB/BaiF CoA transferase family protein, translating to MTDGDVTAASAGAGPLSGTLVLDMTRALAGPHAGMMLGDMGARVIKIESPTGDDSRGWGPPFLGEGEDRESTYFMSANRNKESITLDLKDEDDREVMTRLVRRADVLMENFRVGVLARLGFSVEHLHELNPRLVILSITGFGHDGPEATRAGYDQIAQGEAGLMSLTGIDEPTKVGVPIADLLAGMNGAYGAVAALYERERTGRGRVVRTSLIASVVGIHAFQGTRWTVGGEVPGLSGSHHPSIAPYGLFHTATAPIQLSCGSESLWQRFAPALGLDPAEARFATNGDRVAHKDELIALLEGIFAEESAEHWLEVLTDVGVPSGKVRTLDEVYQWDQALSQGLRIEVDHATKGRLALPGPVLRLDDNDYAGARREHIAPPTLGQHNESIRTWLAETEDDTGR from the coding sequence GTGACTGACGGCGACGTCACCGCGGCGTCGGCGGGCGCCGGGCCACTGTCCGGGACCCTGGTCCTGGACATGACCCGGGCGCTCGCCGGCCCCCACGCGGGCATGATGCTCGGCGACATGGGCGCCCGGGTCATCAAGATCGAGAGCCCCACCGGCGACGACAGCCGCGGCTGGGGCCCTCCCTTCCTCGGCGAGGGGGAGGACCGCGAGTCCACCTACTTCATGTCGGCCAACCGCAACAAGGAGTCGATCACCCTCGACCTCAAGGACGAGGACGACCGCGAGGTGATGACCCGGCTGGTGCGCCGGGCCGATGTGCTGATGGAGAACTTCCGGGTCGGTGTGCTGGCCCGGCTGGGATTCAGCGTCGAGCACCTGCACGAGCTCAACCCCCGGTTGGTCATCCTGTCCATCACCGGCTTCGGTCATGACGGGCCCGAGGCCACCCGGGCGGGTTACGACCAGATCGCCCAGGGTGAGGCCGGGCTGATGAGCCTGACCGGGATCGACGAGCCGACGAAGGTCGGCGTGCCGATCGCCGACCTGCTGGCGGGCATGAACGGTGCCTACGGGGCCGTGGCCGCCCTCTACGAGCGCGAGCGCACCGGCCGTGGCCGCGTGGTACGCACCTCGCTGATTGCGAGCGTCGTCGGCATCCACGCCTTCCAGGGCACCCGGTGGACCGTCGGGGGCGAGGTGCCGGGCCTGTCCGGTTCACACCACCCGTCCATCGCCCCCTACGGGTTGTTCCACACCGCCACGGCACCGATTCAGCTCTCGTGTGGCTCCGAGTCGCTGTGGCAGCGGTTCGCCCCGGCGCTCGGGCTCGACCCGGCCGAGGCCCGCTTCGCCACGAACGGCGACCGCGTGGCACACAAGGACGAGCTGATCGCCCTGCTCGAGGGGATCTTCGCCGAGGAGAGCGCCGAGCACTGGCTCGAGGTGCTCACCGACGTCGGGGTCCCCTCCGGCAAGGTGCGCACCCTCGATGAGGTCTACCAGTGGGATCAGGCCCTGTCCCAGGGCCTGCGGATCGAGGTCGACCACGCGACGAAGGGCCGCCTGGCGCTGCCCGGACCCGTCCTGCGGCTGGACGACAACGACTACGCCGGGGCACGACGGGAGCACATCGCCCCGCCGACCCTGGGCCAGCACAACGAGTCGATTCGGACCTGGTTGGCCGAGACCGAGGACGACACCGGCCGGTAG
- a CDS encoding carboxyl transferase domain-containing protein, with translation MSSRHRLSVHDLLDRVFDPGSFDSWDRPIDISGHPQDYRATLRRAAERAGTDESVVTGSARVHGRPVAVIANEFSFLAGSIGAAAADRIVHAVRRATAEGLPLVASTASGGTRMQEGTPAFVHMVTISRALMDHRDAGLPYLVHLRHPTTGGVLASWGSLGHITVAEPEALVAFLGPKVYEQLEGRPFPPGVQVGENLVQHGIIDAVVPTEDLPRLLDRTLGLLLDPPAPSTRRERPTPTTRRRSSWQSVELTREPDRPGVRDLLRHGSDAIVRLQGTDEGERDTAMLVAVARIDGVACVVIGQDRAHQSPSSPMGPAALREARRGMKLANQLRLPLVSVIDTPGAELSQRAEEGAIAGEIARCIAGMTTLTVPSVSVLLGQGCGGGALALLPADATIAAENAWLSPLPPEGASVIVHGDTTHAPQMVEQQKVSAFELMETGTVSRIIPETATDTPEDFADAVAASIGARLRELSGD, from the coding sequence ATGTCCTCTCGTCATCGCCTGTCCGTGCACGACCTGCTCGACCGGGTGTTCGATCCCGGGTCGTTCGACTCGTGGGACCGACCCATCGACATCAGTGGGCACCCGCAGGACTACCGGGCAACACTGCGCCGCGCCGCTGAACGGGCCGGAACCGATGAGTCGGTGGTCACCGGCAGCGCACGCGTGCACGGACGCCCGGTGGCCGTGATCGCCAACGAGTTCTCCTTCCTCGCCGGCTCGATCGGCGCTGCCGCCGCCGACCGGATCGTCCACGCCGTCCGACGGGCCACCGCCGAGGGACTGCCACTGGTGGCCTCCACGGCTTCCGGCGGTACCCGCATGCAGGAGGGCACCCCGGCCTTCGTGCACATGGTGACGATCTCGCGCGCCCTGATGGACCACCGGGACGCGGGCCTGCCCTACCTAGTGCACCTACGCCACCCCACCACCGGAGGAGTGCTTGCCTCGTGGGGATCACTGGGTCACATCACCGTGGCCGAGCCCGAGGCCCTGGTCGCCTTCCTCGGACCGAAGGTGTACGAACAGCTCGAAGGGCGACCCTTCCCCCCGGGGGTTCAGGTCGGCGAGAACCTGGTCCAGCACGGCATCATCGACGCCGTCGTCCCGACCGAGGACCTGCCGCGCCTGCTGGACCGCACCCTCGGCCTGCTGCTGGACCCACCGGCTCCCTCCACGCGCCGGGAGCGTCCGACACCGACGACCCGGCGCCGGTCCTCGTGGCAGTCCGTCGAGCTGACCCGCGAGCCGGATCGTCCCGGGGTGCGCGACCTGCTGCGCCACGGCAGCGATGCCATCGTGCGGCTGCAGGGCACCGACGAGGGCGAGCGTGACACCGCGATGCTCGTCGCGGTCGCCCGCATCGACGGGGTCGCCTGCGTCGTCATCGGCCAGGACCGGGCCCATCAGTCCCCGTCCTCGCCCATGGGCCCGGCGGCGCTGCGCGAGGCACGCCGCGGCATGAAGCTGGCCAACCAGCTGCGCCTGCCGCTCGTGTCCGTCATCGACACCCCGGGCGCAGAGCTGTCCCAGCGGGCCGAGGAGGGCGCCATCGCCGGCGAGATCGCCCGGTGCATCGCCGGCATGACGACGCTCACCGTCCCCAGCGTCTCGGTGCTGCTCGGTCAGGGCTGCGGGGGTGGCGCGCTCGCCCTCCTCCCGGCGGATGCCACGATCGCCGCCGAGAACGCCTGGCTCTCCCCGCTGCCCCCGGAGGGCGCCAGCGTCATCGTCCACGGTGACACCACGCACGCGCCGCAGATGGTCGAGCAGCAGAAGGTCTCCGCATTCGAGCTGATGGAGACCGGGACCGTCAGCCGGATCATCCCCGAGACGGCCACCGACACCCCCGAGGACTTCGCCGATGCCGTCGCCGCGTCGATCGGCGCACGCCTGCGCGAACTCAGTGGGGACTGA
- a CDS encoding vWA domain-containing protein: MAPEQPADPITGFVGFTRALRAAGVRTRRAQDFIEAISRLDAGSRDDVYWAGRATLCDEPDDIPTYDRVFRSWFVAELVDGGRGSPTTEVRASAEAFGEDENDSGSSDAQEDAVAATASPVEQLRHRDVAELSAAERRRVNAMLARLDARGPQRRSRRRYPARRGDIDIARTVRDQLRRGGEPGPLRRRSRRSRPRRVVVLIDVSGSMQPYADSLLRLAHRMVGAAPRTTEVFTLGTRLTRVTPALRQADPEEALASVGSLVPDWSGGTRLGEVLQAFVDRWGQRGVARGAVVVIASDGWERGGATLLGEQVGRLRLLAHAIVWANPHRGKPGYVPVQGGIKAAMPFLDGLVAGHSLAAFAELMEVVRDA, encoded by the coding sequence GTGGCACCCGAGCAGCCGGCCGACCCGATCACGGGGTTCGTCGGTTTCACGCGGGCGCTGCGTGCTGCCGGGGTGCGCACCCGGCGGGCCCAGGACTTCATCGAGGCCATCAGCCGGCTGGACGCCGGCTCCCGGGACGACGTCTACTGGGCCGGTCGGGCGACGCTGTGCGACGAGCCGGATGACATCCCCACCTATGACCGGGTCTTCCGGTCGTGGTTCGTCGCCGAGCTCGTCGATGGTGGGAGAGGGTCACCGACGACCGAGGTCCGCGCGTCGGCGGAGGCCTTCGGCGAGGACGAGAACGACTCCGGCTCCTCTGACGCCCAGGAGGACGCGGTGGCGGCGACCGCCTCACCGGTGGAGCAGCTGAGGCACCGGGACGTGGCCGAACTGAGCGCCGCGGAGCGGCGACGGGTCAACGCCATGCTGGCGCGGCTCGATGCGCGCGGGCCCCAGCGACGGTCGCGACGTCGCTACCCGGCCAGGCGTGGCGACATCGACATCGCCAGGACCGTGCGTGACCAGTTGCGTCGTGGGGGTGAGCCGGGTCCGCTGCGTCGCCGGTCGCGCCGGTCGCGGCCCCGGCGCGTGGTCGTCCTGATCGATGTCTCGGGCTCGATGCAGCCCTACGCCGACAGTCTGCTGCGCCTGGCCCATCGCATGGTCGGCGCGGCGCCCCGCACGACCGAGGTCTTCACACTCGGCACCCGCCTGACCCGCGTGACGCCGGCGCTGCGCCAGGCCGACCCCGAGGAGGCGCTCGCGAGCGTGGGGTCCCTGGTGCCGGACTGGTCCGGCGGCACTCGGCTGGGTGAGGTGCTCCAGGCCTTCGTGGACCGGTGGGGGCAGCGTGGCGTGGCCCGCGGCGCCGTCGTGGTGATCGCCAGCGATGGGTGGGAGCGCGGGGGCGCCACGCTCCTGGGGGAGCAGGTGGGTCGCCTGCGACTGCTGGCGCACGCCATCGTCTGGGCCAACCCGCACCGCGGCAAGCCGGGGTATGTTCCGGTACAGGGAGGCATCAAGGCGGCGATGCCCTTCCTCGACGGTCTGGTTGCCGGCCACTCGTTGGCAGCGTTCGCGGAACTGATGGAGGTGGTGCGCGATGCGTGA